In Alphaproteobacteria bacterium, a genomic segment contains:
- a CDS encoding enoyl-CoA hydratase/isomerase family protein, producing MSKGLIYLERDGNVGELVLNRPEKLNALTPDMFRLLRDLSMEINETDDIHVVLFRGEGPRAFCAGTDINTLKEYPDFWAWRNRVDYVTQIRAIRKPVIACVHGYALGGGHELAVAADIRIAAANAVFGAPEIRLGWVGAGGTSQYLPRLIGYGQAMRVLLTGQRIDAQEALRIGLVEEVVETGKELDRARELACEIASYSPIATQTTKAAVRAGMNGNLELGLQIENELMALCFAAGNDKEGAKLFGERKPK from the coding sequence ATGAGCAAAGGCCTGATCTATCTCGAACGCGACGGCAATGTCGGAGAACTGGTGCTGAACCGCCCGGAAAAGCTCAACGCGCTCACGCCCGACATGTTCCGCCTGCTGCGCGATCTGTCGATGGAAATCAATGAGACCGACGATATCCATGTCGTCCTATTCCGCGGCGAAGGTCCGCGCGCCTTCTGTGCGGGCACCGACATCAACACGCTGAAGGAGTATCCGGATTTCTGGGCGTGGCGGAATCGCGTGGATTACGTCACGCAGATCCGCGCGATCCGCAAGCCGGTGATCGCTTGCGTGCACGGTTACGCGCTGGGCGGCGGGCACGAGCTCGCGGTCGCGGCCGATATCCGTATCGCCGCCGCCAACGCCGTGTTCGGCGCGCCGGAAATCCGCCTCGGCTGGGTCGGGGCGGGCGGTACCTCGCAATATCTGCCGCGCTTGATCGGTTACGGCCAGGCGATGCGCGTGCTGCTGACCGGCCAGCGTATCGACGCGCAGGAAGCCCTGCGCATCGGTTTGGTCGAGGAAGTCGTCGAGACGGGCAAGGAACTGGATCGCGCGCGCGAGTTGGCGTGCGAAATCGCGAGCTACTCGCCCATTGCCACGCAAACGACCAAGGCGGCCGTGCGCGCGGGCATGAACGGCAATCTCGAACTCGGCTTGCAGATCGAAAACGAGCTTATGGCGCTGTGCTTCGCGGCGGGCAACGACAAGGAAGGTGCCAAGTTGTTCGGCGAAAGGAAACCGAAGTGA
- a CDS encoding extracellular solute-binding protein, which produces MTGAARIVLRGLTWGHRRAIDPLRASAAAFARENPSIAVEWDVRSLEAFEHQALRDAVVGFDYVVFDHPFIGTIAQAGIFAPLDDILGVVPNGTSPAQYAGPSLDTYRWKGKLWGAPVDAATMHAIGRPDLLPYPWPEKWDAVMALAAELRRKGLWIGLANGDHHGFLFAGSLMYNAGAPWHRGDNPALDFDSAAFEAALERLMALRPYAHPDCEKWNSIRLHDAMTQADDIAYCPGTYGYATYGEADFGTRRLGFGPFPGTKAPYCAGTLIGGAAVGLTAHSTNVAAASAYLRHLIDPRVQIEIFGMNHGQPGVAAAWDDKILDARFNGYYAAVGPTLRAAGVRPRFAGFGLFERAAGKIAVRCTGGEISVRETVRQVSELAEKTIAGMAATV; this is translated from the coding sequence GTGACCGGGGCTGCGCGAATCGTTCTGCGCGGGCTCACTTGGGGCCATCGCCGGGCGATCGATCCGCTGCGCGCGAGTGCCGCAGCATTCGCGCGGGAGAATCCGTCGATCGCGGTCGAATGGGACGTGCGCAGCTTGGAAGCCTTCGAGCATCAGGCGCTGCGCGATGCGGTCGTCGGCTTCGACTATGTCGTGTTCGACCATCCGTTCATCGGTACGATCGCCCAGGCGGGGATCTTCGCTCCCCTCGACGACATTCTCGGCGTCGTGCCGAACGGCACGTCGCCCGCGCAATATGCGGGCCCGTCGCTCGACACCTATCGCTGGAAGGGCAAGCTGTGGGGTGCACCCGTCGATGCCGCCACGATGCACGCGATCGGCCGTCCCGATTTGCTGCCTTATCCGTGGCCCGAGAAATGGGACGCGGTGATGGCGCTGGCGGCCGAGTTGCGCCGCAAAGGCCTTTGGATCGGCCTCGCCAACGGCGATCATCACGGTTTTCTGTTCGCCGGCAGTCTCATGTACAACGCGGGCGCGCCGTGGCATCGCGGCGACAATCCCGCGTTGGACTTCGATTCCGCCGCATTCGAAGCGGCGCTCGAGCGACTGATGGCATTGCGGCCCTACGCGCACCCGGATTGCGAGAAATGGAATTCGATCCGGCTGCACGATGCGATGACGCAGGCCGACGATATCGCCTATTGCCCCGGTACTTACGGTTACGCGACCTATGGCGAGGCGGATTTCGGGACGCGACGCCTGGGCTTCGGGCCATTCCCCGGCACGAAGGCACCTTATTGCGCGGGGACGTTGATCGGCGGGGCGGCGGTGGGCCTGACCGCGCATTCGACGAATGTCGCGGCGGCGAGCGCCTATCTCCGCCATCTGATCGATCCGCGCGTGCAGATCGAGATCTTCGGCATGAATCACGGCCAGCCCGGCGTCGCGGCGGCGTGGGACGACAAGATCCTCGATGCCCGTTTCAACGGCTACTACGCGGCCGTCGGCCCCACATTGCGCGCCGCCGGCGTGCGGCCGCGCTTCGCGGGCTTCGGTTTGTTCGAACGCGCCGCGGGCAAGATCGCGGTGCGGTGCACCGGGGGCGAGATTTCCGTTCGCGAAACGGTGCGCCAGGTTTCGGA
- a CDS encoding GntR family transcriptional regulator: protein MNATDAEIADLRALHDEMMRHCARGDRLDYNKCNQAIHTRLVALSGNAFLAATHESIQSRLRRIRFVGHEGPEKWAGAVAEHAAMIAALEARDADRLAAIVVSHLDNTWERVRELA from the coding sequence ATGAATGCAACCGACGCCGAAATCGCCGATCTGCGCGCGTTGCACGACGAAATGATGCGCCATTGCGCGCGCGGCGACCGGCTCGACTATAATAAATGCAATCAGGCCATCCATACGCGGCTGGTGGCGCTGTCGGGCAACGCGTTTCTGGCCGCGACGCATGAAAGCATCCAATCGCGCTTGCGCCGTATCCGCTTCGTCGGTCATGAAGGACCGGAAAAATGGGCGGGCGCCGTCGCCGAGCACGCGGCGATGATCGCGGCGCTCGAAGCGCGCGACGCGGACAGATTGGCGGCGATCGTGGTAAGCCATCTCGACAACACATGGGAGCGCGTGCGCGAACTCGCCTGA
- a CDS encoding four-carbon acid sugar kinase family protein: MRLGVIADDFTGASDAANTLVRGFMSTVQSVGIPQGTAPECDALVVSLKTRTIPVAEAVRESLAALEWLIAAGCEQFLFKYCSTFDSTKDGNIGPVAAALRARLDAKIAIVCPVAPSLGRTLYQGNLFVNGTPLAESGMRNHPLTPMTDSDIRRWLAYQTTVPVGLVAYETVKKGAAAVRAALDAAIAKGQGFAVTDAVDDADLLVLGEAVADDVLVTGGSGIGKGLAANFVKSGKAAKPMAEPFIAGPGVALCGSCSEASRRQVKAHAASHPALAISADAVIEKRTDVAGALDFARANKDKSPLIYSSADPAEVRAAQQRYGTTVAAEALESFFGMLAVALRDAGFTRLAIGGGETSGAVVSALGVSTMRVGPEIDPGVPVLTVAGASPYRLALKSGNFGADDFFAAALVALATGKGRG; the protein is encoded by the coding sequence ATGCGGCTGGGAGTTATCGCCGACGATTTCACCGGCGCGAGCGACGCCGCGAATACGCTGGTGCGCGGCTTCATGTCGACGGTCCAATCGGTCGGCATACCGCAAGGCACCGCCCCGGAATGCGACGCGCTGGTCGTTTCGTTGAAGACCCGCACGATTCCCGTCGCCGAGGCGGTGCGCGAATCTTTGGCGGCGCTGGAATGGCTGATCGCGGCCGGCTGCGAACAGTTCCTGTTCAAGTATTGCTCGACCTTCGATTCCACGAAGGACGGCAATATCGGCCCGGTTGCCGCGGCGTTGCGCGCCCGGCTGGACGCGAAGATCGCGATCGTTTGCCCGGTGGCGCCGTCGCTCGGCCGCACGCTTTACCAGGGCAATCTGTTCGTCAACGGCACGCCATTGGCGGAATCGGGCATGCGCAACCATCCGCTGACGCCGATGACCGATTCCGATATTCGCCGCTGGCTGGCGTATCAAACGACCGTGCCGGTCGGTCTCGTCGCCTACGAAACCGTCAAGAAAGGTGCCGCCGCCGTGCGCGCGGCGCTCGACGCCGCGATCGCCAAGGGCCAAGGCTTTGCCGTGACCGATGCGGTCGACGACGCGGATCTTCTGGTTTTGGGCGAAGCGGTTGCCGACGACGTTCTCGTGACCGGCGGCTCAGGCATCGGCAAGGGGCTCGCGGCGAATTTCGTCAAAAGCGGGAAGGCGGCGAAACCGATGGCCGAGCCCTTCATCGCGGGGCCGGGTGTCGCGTTGTGCGGCTCGTGCTCGGAAGCGTCGCGCCGCCAAGTGAAAGCGCATGCCGCGTCGCATCCGGCTTTGGCGATTTCCGCCGATGCGGTGATCGAAAAGCGTACGGATGTCGCCGGGGCGCTCGATTTCGCCCGCGCCAATAAAGATAAGTCGCCGCTGATCTATTCGAGCGCCGATCCCGCCGAGGTGCGCGCCGCGCAACAGCGTTACGGAACGACGGTCGCGGCCGAAGCGCTCGAAAGTTTCTTCGGCATGCTGGCGGTGGCGTTGCGCGACGCGGGGTTCACGCGTTTGGCGATCGGCGGCGGCGAAACGTCGGGCGCCGTCGTTTCGGCGTTGGGCGTTTCGACGATGCGCGTGGGGCCGGAGATCGACCCCGGCGTGCCGGTCTTGACCGTCGCGGGCGCGTCGCCCTATCGCTTGGCGCTCAAAAGCGGCAATTTCGGCGCGGACGATTTTTTCGCGGCGGCGCTGGTCGCCCTCGCGACCGGTAAGGGAAGGGGTTAG
- a CDS encoding aldolase has protein sequence MAANSGGSESTIREWIARHGESLYARGYAHGSSGNISARIDGGFLISPTNSCLGRLDPTRISKVADDGTHVGGDKPSKEAFLHLAMYRKRPASKAIVHLHSTHCVAVSCMCHDDTSDVLPPITAYYVMRIGKLPLVPYYPPGERSLADAVAALAEKHNAVLLANHGPVVAGKSLDDAVYSVEELEETAKLYLLLNGPKALSYLTKAQVAQLGELFPS, from the coding sequence ATGGCGGCGAATTCGGGCGGCAGTGAATCAACGATCCGCGAGTGGATCGCGCGCCATGGCGAATCCCTTTACGCGCGCGGCTATGCGCATGGCAGTTCGGGCAATATCAGCGCGCGGATCGATGGCGGCTTCCTGATCTCGCCGACCAATTCCTGCTTGGGGCGGCTCGATCCCACGCGCATCTCCAAAGTCGCCGACGACGGCACGCATGTCGGCGGCGACAAGCCGTCGAAAGAGGCGTTTTTGCATCTCGCGATGTATCGCAAACGCCCGGCGTCGAAAGCGATCGTTCATCTGCATTCAACGCATTGCGTCGCGGTGTCGTGCATGTGCCACGACGATACCAGCGACGTGTTGCCGCCGATCACCGCCTATTACGTGATGCGCATCGGCAAGCTGCCGCTCGTGCCATATTATCCGCCGGGCGAACGCTCGCTGGCCGACGCGGTCGCGGCCTTGGCCGAGAAGCACAACGCCGTGCTGCTCGCCAATCACGGGCCGGTGGTCGCGGGCAAGTCGCTCGACGACGCGGTCTATTCGGTCGAGGAACTCGAGGAGACCGCCAAGCTCTATCTGCTGCTCAATGGCCCGAAGGCGCTCAGCTACCTTACCAAAGCGCAAGTGGCGCAACTCGGCGAATTGTTCCCGAGTTAA
- a CDS encoding GntR family transcriptional regulator: MPDTPAPAAPEPALPFRRNNLVDLIHEELRRRITDRVLIADQRLVIDQLAAEFGTSLIPVREAMARLHAERLLVHEANKGYRVAPGPGTDEMRNLFEARVVIEVGALRHGFARIDQSTIDELHLVNRLIAKGRYGVQFKDFKAFIDLNARFHGIIVGLTANPFIIESYERLAYHQRISQTLTGQGPSNIDKIVADHDAVVAALRKRDREAAMAALSHHIEYGLEDALERAREAVAQIADKRRVK, encoded by the coding sequence GTGCCGGATACGCCCGCGCCAGCGGCACCCGAGCCCGCTTTGCCGTTCCGGCGCAACAACCTCGTCGATCTGATTCACGAGGAATTGCGCCGGCGCATCACCGATCGCGTTTTGATCGCGGATCAGCGTCTGGTGATCGATCAATTGGCGGCGGAGTTCGGCACGAGTCTGATCCCGGTGCGCGAAGCAATGGCGCGCCTGCACGCCGAACGCCTGCTGGTGCACGAGGCGAACAAGGGCTATCGCGTCGCACCCGGCCCCGGCACGGACGAGATGCGCAATCTGTTCGAAGCGCGCGTGGTGATCGAGGTCGGCGCGCTGCGGCACGGCTTCGCGCGCATCGATCAATCGACGATCGACGAATTGCATCTCGTCAACCGATTGATCGCCAAAGGCCGCTACGGCGTGCAGTTCAAGGACTTCAAAGCGTTCATCGATTTGAACGCGCGCTTCCACGGCATCATCGTCGGGCTGACGGCGAACCCGTTCATCATCGAATCCTACGAACGCCTCGCCTATCACCAGCGCATTTCGCAAACGCTGACCGGCCAAGGCCCTTCGAATATCGACAAGATCGTCGCCGATCACGACGCGGTGGTCGCGGCGTTGCGCAAGCGCGACCGCGAAGCCGCGATGGCGGCGTTGAGCCACCATATCGAATACGGGCTGGAAGACGCGCTGGAACGCGCACGGGAAGCGGTCGCCCAGATCGCCGACAAGCGACGCGTTAAATAA
- a CDS encoding CoA transferase, producing the protein MSKAKRKSAVLKGVRVLDLTIAMAGPLATSRLSDLGAEVVKVESPAGDFSRLWPIDGFWHGNESSAYLMLNRGKRSLCLDLKKPEAAAAIRKLIETSDILVQNFRPRVAAKLGIDYASAHKINPKLVYVSISGYGDTGPMVDRPGQDLLVQSFSGLTFNGGSGDGLPVPSPIYMIDTCASHLASEAALAGYIEAQRTGIGRQFKVSLLAAALEIQIQEVSTYLNTGRMAPRSGYPFASVYMEPPYGIYRTKDGFIAIAQAKFPALAEAFDDPEMVKLGEAAPAHADVDARRKWRDSVAARVAPYFAAKTTQELIDLLTPRDIWVNPVQTYADLAKHPQFENFVTEIDHAGGRYKTLAPAIDTGEARDLDTAPRLGEHSDDVLADLGFAKAEIAALRAAGAVK; encoded by the coding sequence ATGAGCAAAGCGAAGCGGAAAAGTGCGGTTCTGAAGGGTGTGCGCGTTCTCGATCTGACGATCGCGATGGCGGGGCCGCTGGCCACGTCGCGCCTGTCGGATCTGGGCGCAGAAGTGGTGAAGGTCGAATCGCCGGCCGGCGATTTCTCGCGCCTGTGGCCGATCGACGGCTTCTGGCACGGCAACGAATCCAGCGCCTATCTGATGCTCAATCGCGGCAAGCGTTCGCTGTGCCTCGATCTGAAAAAGCCGGAAGCGGCGGCGGCGATCCGCAAACTGATCGAGACTTCCGACATTCTGGTCCAGAATTTCCGCCCGCGCGTCGCGGCCAAGCTCGGCATCGACTACGCCAGCGCGCACAAGATCAATCCGAAACTCGTCTACGTGTCGATCAGCGGTTACGGCGACACCGGTCCGATGGTCGATCGCCCGGGGCAGGATTTGCTGGTGCAGTCCTTCTCGGGCCTCACCTTCAACGGCGGCTCGGGCGACGGGCTGCCCGTGCCGTCGCCGATCTACATGATCGATACTTGCGCCTCGCATCTCGCCAGCGAAGCCGCGCTCGCCGGTTATATCGAAGCGCAGCGCACCGGCATCGGCCGACAGTTCAAGGTGTCGCTGCTCGCGGCGGCGCTGGAAATCCAGATCCAAGAGGTTTCGACCTATCTCAACACCGGCCGCATGGCGCCGCGCTCGGGCTATCCCTTCGCCAGCGTCTATATGGAGCCGCCATACGGCATCTATCGCACGAAGGACGGCTTCATCGCGATCGCGCAGGCGAAATTCCCGGCACTCGCCGAAGCCTTCGACGATCCGGAAATGGTGAAACTGGGTGAGGCGGCGCCGGCGCACGCCGATGTTGACGCGCGGCGCAAATGGCGCGATTCGGTGGCGGCGCGCGTCGCCCCGTATTTCGCGGCGAAGACGACGCAGGAATTGATCGACCTGCTGACGCCGCGCGACATCTGGGTCAATCCGGTGCAGACCTACGCCGACCTCGCGAAGCATCCGCAGTTCGAGAATTTCGTGACCGAAATCGATCACGCGGGCGGGCGCTACAAGACGCTGGCCCCGGCGATCGATACGGGCGAGGCGCGCGATCTGGATACGGCGCCGCGATTGGGCGAGCACAGCGACGATGTGTTGGCCGATTTGGGATTCGCGAAAGCCGAGATCGCCGCGTTGCGTGCGGCGGGAGCCGTGAAATGA